The Lynx canadensis isolate LIC74 chromosome D1, mLynCan4.pri.v2, whole genome shotgun sequence genome has a segment encoding these proteins:
- the POLD4 gene encoding DNA polymerase delta subunit 4: MGRKRLITDSYPVVKRREGPAGHSKGELAPELGEEPQPLSVDEAELELLRQFDLAWQYGPCTGITRLQRWHRAEQMGLEPPAEVRQVLQTHPGDPRFQYSLWHVYPL; this comes from the exons ATGGGCCGGAAGCGGCTCATCACTGACTCCTACCCTGTAGTGAAGAGGAGGGAGGGCCCCGCTGGGCACAGCAAGGGGGAGCTGGCGCCAGAGCTAG GGGAAGAGCCCCAGCCTCTGAGCGTGGATGAAGCAGAGCTGGAGCTGCTGAGGCAGTTTGATCTGGCCTGGCAATATGGGCCCTGCACAG GGATCACGCGGCTGCAGCGCTGGCATCGGGCCGAGCAGATGGGCTTGGAGCCCCCCGCCGAAGTGCGCCAGGTGCTGCAGACCCACCCTGGAGATCCCCGCTTCCAGTACAG CCTCTGGCATGTCTATCCCCTTTGA